In Myxococcales bacterium, the genomic window GGAAATCAAATCGGTCATTTCCTTTTTCGCCCGCGGGTAATCGCCGCCCTCTCCGTACAACCGCACCAATTCCGTCGCCGCCATGGCGCCATCCGCCGAACCGGGCGAACGCCGTAGCACTTCGCGATAGACCTTGGCGGCCGCGTCAGGATCGCCGCTCTGCACCATCAATTCCGCCAAGCCCATTTCCACCGGACCGGACTTGGCGGCCTTGGTTTCATTGGCCATCTCCAGAAAGATCGCTTTGGCGTGTTCGACGTCGCCCTGTTGCAAATAGAGTCGCGCCATTTCCGTCCGCGCGCTTCGCCGGACATTCACGTCGGCGGTTTCCGTGAGCGCGCGGCGATAAACCGTCATGGCTTCGGCGATCCGGCCTTGCGCCCGATCGATCTCGGCAATCCCTTTTTCGGCCTGCCAGCGAGCCACGGGCAGATGCCCGTACTGATCCGTCATCGATTCGAAGGTTTTTTGCGCCTCCGCGAAGCGTCGTTCCGCCAGGAAAGATTGGGCGGTTTTTTCCAAAGCCGGCCAACGCAAATCGCTCTCGACCGGTGTTTCGATCGCTTGCCGATAATACTGGCGGGCCGCTTCATAATCCTGCTTTTCCATGGCCATCCGGCCCAAGCCCAGCCAGGCATCAAAGCGAAAACGCGGGTCGATGCTTTGCTCCCACATCCGAAATATTTTTTCCGCTTCCGCCGGATTTTGGCTTTCCAACCGGACGGCCGCCAACGTGGCTTCCAACGAATGCTTCAGCGCCGCATCGCCGAATTGGGCGATCCCTTCGGTCAACACGGCGGCGGCATCATCCCAATTTCCGCTCCGACGGAACAAATCCGCCAATTGCTGGTAGCCGTCGCGCCTGACGATCGGGGAAATTTGCGAATCGACGGTAAGCTCGCGGAATGTTTGCCGCGCCTCTTCCGTTTTGCCTTGCGCCTTGAAAACCGTCCCCAGGCCCAGCCGGGCTTGTCCTTTGAGATCGGGATCGGGAACCTCGTTCGCCAAATTGCGATAAATCTCCAAAGCCTCATCGAACCGGCCGACGCCGGTTAATTCGGCCGCTTGATCCAAGGAGGCATTCCATCGCGCCAAAACGCTGTCGGGAAAGCTTTGTTCCATTTCCCGCATCAGGGTTTCCGCCGTCGCTTCGTCCCCCTGCTGCCGATAAAGACGGATCATCGACAGATAGGCATCCACCTTTTCCTTTTCGCCGAACGGCAATTGCAGGATTCGCCGATAGTCGGCGATGGCTTCGTCCGGATGACCGGTCATGATCATCAGCGAAGCCAGGCCCTGGAAAGCCGCGCCCTGGACGGCGGGAAAATCGACGAATTCCTCGGCGGTCAATTGATACAAGCGTATGGCGTTGTCCGGGCGCTTGCCGGCCGCGGCGATTTCCGCGAGCGCCAAAAGCGCTTGGGCGCGTTCGGCGGGGTATTCCTTTTGGTCGGCGATTCGCCGGAGCAGCGTTTCAGCGGTCGCATAATCGGCGTGTTGCCGCAGGATTTCGGCCCAATAGAAATCTGCGGCGAAAACCTGTCCCGGGTCGCCGCTGATCGCGTTTCGCCAGCGAGTAAAAACTTCTTCGGCGTCCACCTGTCGGTTCCGGTTCATGAGGAGGGAAATCAAGGAACGATTGGCTTCCGCCAGGTTCAATTCGTTGTCGGACGACGAGACGATTTTTTCATACCCGGCGATGGCTTCGTCCGACCTGCCCTGTCGAGCCAGGATCGACAGCAAAGCCAACTCGGCGGCATCGACCTCGGCCGGATGATCCGGGTATTTCTTTTTCAGATCCGCCAGAATTCCCCGCGCCCGGTCGGCCTGCCCGTTTTCCGCGGTTACCCGAATGATCGCGGTCAAAATCGACAAACGAGGTTCCGCCTGTTCGGCGAGCGACAAGGCTTGCTCGTACTCGCGGATGGCTTGCGGGTAATCGCGCTGTTGTTCGGCGATCAGTCCCAAGCCTTGCCTGGCTTGAAAAGCCACCGCCGAACCGTCGCCCGGCGAATCGGCCAACACTTGTTGATAAATGGAAATCGCCTCGCTGAATCTTGCCAGGCTGAAATAGCTTTTCGCCAGGCCCAATAACGCGCGAAGGGATGCCGACTGATCGACTGATTGCCGGGAGAGAGCAAGAAATAGCTCCGCCGCCTCCGTGGCTTTTCCCGCCTGAAGAAAATATTCGGCGACCGCCAGGCCGGTGCTTGCCAGCACATTCGGATCATCGGCGTATTCGCTCTGAATTCGCTCCTGGACCTCTCGGACTTTCTTCTCGCGGTTCAGTTGAAAATAGATCTTCAGCAACGCTTGCAGGCCTTCCAGGCGGATCTCCGGACCGCCGCTGTCGGCGATGGATTCGTAAATCCGGATGGCGTTTTCGATATTTCCATGCCGATATTGCAGGTCGGCCAGCTGCAAGCGATTGGAAAAACCCTGATCCGGGTTGTAGGGAATGCGTTTCAGCAGTTCGGCATTGATCTGGGCGACCCGGGTCAGATCGCCCTTGGACAAATAGTACTCCTTCTTCTTTTCCAAGGCTTGAGCCAGCCAGAACCGCGTCCCGCTTGCCGCTATTTCATCGATTAATTGGAGTGCTTGACCGGAATTGTTTTGTTTCAGCAAATTATCCGCGAGCCAGAACTTGACAGCGAGCCGCAATGAAGAATCGATGCCCCAGTTATTCACCCATTGGTTGAAGTAATGGCGTTCCTCATAAAGTCCTTCGCGTGCCCTGAGGTCCAGGGCAATTTGCTTTACGGCCTCAAAAACGATGGCCTGATCCTTTGAAAAATCGGTAACCCGACGATAAATCCGCATCGCCTCCGCAGTGCGGTCCAAGGCTTGCAACAATCTGGCTTTCGCCATGAGCACCTCGGCGAACGGCGACGGCGCCGCGGCGAAATCCTGAAGCAGCCGGTCGTACAACTCCATCGCTTCCACCGGCCGCTCGGCGGCGATCAACGCTCTCGCCCGCAGAAGCAATAGGTTTTTGAAATAAATTCCCGGCGGACGATTCGCCATCCTCGCGTCAATGCGGGCAATCGCCTGATCCGGCTTTTTCTGCAAGAGGTCCAATTCGACGAGCCGTGCGGTGAGGTCGAGCCAACGCAAGCCGTGATCGTGATCGGCCGACAACAATTCCTCGAGCCGGGCGCTGGCTTCCGCGTAACGGAACCAGCTTTCCAGATAATTCGCCAAACAAAGTCCGGCGGAGATCCCCAGGGCATCTTGCAAATGTTGTTGAAAAAGAAGCTGTAGTTTGTCGAACGCCTCGCTATTTTCCTCGACGCCGTTCAACATTTGGCATTGGACCAGGATCTCCGCTTCGGTCGAAACTTCCTGATTTTCAGGAAATCGCTGCTTTATTTCAGAAAAAATCGCCAGCCCGTCTTCCGACAGGGCCAACGATTTGTTCAATTCGACCCGAAGACGTTCGAGACTGATTTGGGCCAGCAGACGAGGCCCGGTGATTTGCTTTTCAAGTCGAACATAATAGGTATCGGCGTTCGCGAAACAACCATGGCGATAAAGGTACTTTGCTCCGGCAAAGGATTCCCAGCCGATGGTTTCGCCTTGGTTGATCGGTGTCCGCGTCTGCTCCGCCAGCAATTCCCGCGCCAGCGAAAAGTCGCCGTCGGTCTTGGCCAATTCAACTAATCGTAACCAGGCTTCCGAAAGCAGAGGATGGTCGCTGTATTGTTGCGTCAGGCTCCAGATTTCATTTTCGGCGGCCCGGGTTTTACCCAACGCCGCCAGAATATCGGCATATTCCAAATGCATCTGAAAAATCGAGGTGAAAATGTAGGCATTGTTGAGCAGGTAGAATTTCCATTGGGGGCCCAGGTTGTTCAACTTCTGGTTTAGATAATTATTGACGCTGATGATAGGCCGACTTGGCTTTTGCTCGACCTTTTCTCCCACGGGGTCTACCTTCTCGCAAAGCAAACCATCCAAAGAAAGTTCTTGCCCCAAAGACTCTTCCGCCATGGAAATAAAGCCGCTTCGATAAGTTTCGCTCGTCCCACGCCAGAAAATGATGTCCAATAAAAACACCCAATTAAAAATCGCGAAAAAAAGGATCGCCGGAATTGTCGTCCGCCGGTGGCGCCAGAACATCCCCGGGAAATGGGATAAAACCCGCCAAACGAACAATAGAACTCGAACGATTTTGGCGACAAAAGCCACTCCGGGACGAATCAACAATCCCCAGATGATTTTTCGGAAAATGAAATCGCCAAAGCCAAACAATCGGCTCCTGATTGTTCTCGCGGTTTGAAAAAATGCCTCGCGGGAAAACTTCACGCCGGTGAGATCGGCCCGCCGCAGATCCATGCCGATCAATCGCGCCTTGGTAAAATCGGCCCCGGAAAAATCGCCGTCGGTGATCCTCGATCCAATCCAGCGTGAACTTCCGGCTTTCAATCCGCTCGCCTTGGCGCCGCCGAAACAACTCACGACAATTTCCGCGCCCGAGAAATCCGCGTCGACAAGCGTTGCGCCTTCCAAATTAGCCTGGTGAAGCAAAGCGCCGAATAACCGCGCCCGACTCAAATTCGCTCGCGACAGATCGGCACCGGTCAAATTGGCGCCGGTCAAATCGACCTCGCTCAGGTCGGCGCCGCTCAGGTCGGCCAGGGTCAGATTCACCGCCGCCAGTTTGGCCCCCGAGAGATCCCGGCCGGCCCATTGGACGCCCGCCAGATTGACGCGCTGCAGGGAACCGTTGCGAAGCAGCTCTGACTGATCGAGCGCCAGGTTGAAATCGGATACCGTCAGTGAAGGATTCGGCAGCGTTTCACTCAAAGCCCGGCGAAAGTCAGCCGCGCCGAAATGGCCGGCTAACAATTTTTTCTCCAGTTTCCGCCCGGCTTTCTTATCACCCATGCAAGTCTCGGCTCCCTGACTTTGCCCACCCACTTCGGAAAGCATAACGAGTCGGCGGAAGGAAAGTCAAAGCATTCCGCGAAAAAACGAGCCTCATTCTCCACCGCGGGATTAGCCCCCGCCTTGCGACACCGCCGCTCGCCTGAGTATGCTGCTGCCATGAGTCAAAGCCGCCGCCAGCTCGCCATCGTCGTCCTGCCGCCGGGTCCGGTTGACCGACCGCCCCTGGGACCGGCCTGGCTGGCGACCTATCTGCAAACCCAGGGATTCGCGGTCGGCGCGCTCGATTGGAATCTTCGCGAGTACCGGAACGCCGCCGAAAACGATCGGCGGCACTGGGACGCGATCGGCGCCGACTCGTTTTCCGGCGACACGACGCGGTTTTTCCTGGGTTCGGTCGGCCGCGTCGCCGAGGCGATTCTGGCGATCGATGCCGAAATGCTGTATCTGCCGCGAACCGAAGCAAATCAGGACATGGTTCGCGAGGTCGCGCGCGAAATTCGCCGGCAAGCCCCCGATCGACCGCTGCTGGTCCATGACGTAACGGCTTTTCTCGACACCGAGCGCATCATCTGCGACCGGCTGGCCGATTTCATCATCCTCGGCGAGCCCGAGGAAACGGTGACGGAAATCCTGCACCGGCGCTTGAACGTCGCTTCGTGGGATGCGCTACGCGGCGCTCTGCCGATCGATTCGCGCGGCGCCGGCCGCTTCATTCCCCGCGAACCGCAACGCGACCTGGATGCCCTGGGTTTCCCGAGCTTCGAGGAATTTCCGCCGGCCGATTATTTATCGGGCGCGCTACCGATCCGTTCGAGCCGCGGCTGCTGCTATCGCTGCCTGTTCTGCGGCGAGCAGCCCATCGAAGGCCCGTACCGCCGGCGCAGCCCCGAGCGCGTCGTCGCGGAAATGGTTCAACACCGGAGGCGATGGGGCGTCGAGGAATTCGTCTTCGAGGATTTGGTTCTAGACAACGATCCGGCGGCCTTGCTGGAGATGAGCGATCGCCTGGCGGAAAGCCGCGGGGGTTTTCGCTGGTCGGGGCAGTTGGCGCCGCGGGAAGATCTGCCCGCCGAGGCTTTCGCTCGTTTGGCGGCGGCCGGTTGCCGGAAACTGACCTTCGGCGTCGAAAGTTTTTCCGACGACCTGCTGACGGCGATGAACAAGCCTTACACCGGCCGCGCCGCGATGGAAAACATCCGGCAGGCGCACGCCGCCGGCATCGAAACCCGGCTGAATTTGATCGTCGGTTTTCCCGGGGAAACCGACGCGGATTTTCTCGCCACGGTTCGGGCGTTGCACGAGTTGCGCGATTGCCTGGACGGCGTGGATCGGTTGCAGCCTTGCCGGCTGTTGCCCGGCAGCCTGTTGGCCGCGCAAAGCGAGAACTGGAAGCTGACGGTCTCATCGGATCGCGATCCCGACCAGTGGTCGCACCGCGGCTACAACAACCTTGTCTGGCGGCAAAAGCGCGCCGCCGAATTGGCGATCTGGATCGGCGGGCTGAATCTCGATTTCGCTTACGACCGCCTGGTCCCGCCAGAGCACCCGTTCCGGCGCCTGGAGCAACCCATCCGGCGACGCCTGGCCGAAAAAATCGCCCTGGCGCCCGAGGCGGTGCTGGTGACCTTACCCCCCTGGGGCTTCGAGAATCCGCCGGTCGGCCTGGCTTACCTCTCGACCTACCTGCGCGCCCACGGGTTCCGGACCGCCGTGCTCGATTTCAACATCCGGTTCTATCGCGCCGTGCCCGAAAATCAGCGCCTGTTGTGGCACGTCGAAAACAAGAATTTCTGGTCCGACGAAAAAACGTTCCCCGTCGTCCGGCACCTGCTGCAACCGCTGCTGGACGAGGCCGTCGCCGAACTGGTCCGCCTCGCGCCGCCGCTGCTCGGGTTCAGCGTCGTCGACCCCAAAGAACGCATCACCCTGGAAGTCATCAAGGCCTTCCGCCTCCGCAACCGCACCACGCGCATCCTGCTGGGTGGGCCGGCCTGCTTTACGCCGGAATACCGGCAAATCTTTCTCGATGAAGCGGGCGACCTGATCGACGGTTACTGCATCGGCGAGGGCGAAGCGACCTTGCTGGAAGCCTTGCGCCGCACGCTGGCCGGCGAATCGTGGCGCGACGTTCCCGGCCTGCTGACCTTGGACGAAAAACGCGCCTGCCGGTTCACGCCCCGGCCGCCGCTCGCCGATCTCGACGCCCTGCCCGCGCCGACCTACGATGAGTTCGATCACGCGCTGTACCCCGGCGATTCGCTGATCCTCGAATGGTCGCGCGGCTGCATCGGCAACTGCACCTACTGCAAGGGGCGACAGATCAGCGGCGATTTTCGCATGCGCGGCGCCGCGCACATCGTCGCCGAGTTGAAGCGCCACGTCGAAAAACACGGTTACCGCCGCTTCACCGTCGCCGACAACCTGCTTAACGGCGATCCGGAGATCCTGGCGGAGATTTGCGAACGCCTCATCGCCGACGGCCTGGAAATCCGCTGGAACGGCGAGGCCATCCCCCTGCCCGCGATGACGCGCGACCGGCTCGCGCAAATGGCGCGGGCGGGCTGCACCGAAATTCAATGGGGGTTGGAATCGGCCTCGCCGCGCGTCCTGCGCCTGATGGGCAAAAGCCGCTTCTTCACCGTCGAACAGGCGCAACAAGTCATCCGCGACTGCCACGAAGCGGGGATCAAAACCTGCCTGTTCATCATCGTCGGGTTCCCCGGCGAGGAGGAAGAGGATTTTCAACAGACTCTGCGGTTCATTCGCGAAAACGCGCCGTGGATCGACCAGATCAAGAGCATCAATTCGATGCACGTCATCACCGGCACGGCGATCCAGGTGCACGCCGAACAATTCGGCCTCGAACTGCCGGCGCGGGATTATCATTATCTGTGGCGCTCCCGCGACGGCCGCAACACGCCCGCCGAACGCAACCGCCGGATTCGCGAGCTGCTGACCCTCTGCCGCGCCATGCAAATCGAGGTCCGCGAGACGAACCTCACGGAGGGCAAACAAGCCGGCCCCGCGATCTCCCCCGAACTTCCTCTCGACGAACGGGCGCAACGGCTGCTCGCGGAAATCAACAACCTGCGCAGCTTCGCTACCGATGGCACGGAAGCCGGCGACCGAGCGGGGCCGTTGGCTTGCGGCCATGCGACGCCGGCGGAAGCCACGGTGGAACTCGAACCGCCCGCGCCGGAAGAGTTCGTCGCCGCGAACCGGGCGCTGGCCGGCGTGCTGGACGGCGCGCGGGTTTTCGCCGGTCCGGAAATCCTGGAAATCGACCTGACGAATTTTTGCAACCTGGATTGCGTGGGCTGTTGGAATCACTCGCCCTTGCTCGGTGACCGGCGTTTCACCGGCGAGGAAAAGCAGCGGCGCCTGCCTCTGGAAATGGTCGAAAAACTGATCGACGACGCGGCCCGCCTCGGCGCGAAGGAAGTGCAGCTTTCGGGCGCCGGCGATCCGCTTTGCCATCCCGACGCCCTGGCGATCGTGCGCCGCATCAAGGAACGCGGCCTGGCTTGCGCGCTGATCACCAACGGCACGCTGTTGACCGAACGAGTCTGCCGCGAACTGGTGGCGGCCGGTCTCGACCGGCTGACGGTCAGCGTCTGGGCCGGATCACCCAAGGTCTACGCCGCCGTTCACCCGAACCAGTCACCGAAAACCCTCGCGCGGATCAAGGAATCATTGCAACTCCTGCATCGGTTGAAAGCCGAGGCCCGCACGTTTGCACCCAAAGTGAAGGTTTACCAAGTGGTCTGCCACCTGAACGCGGCGGACGTCGCGGCGATGGTGACCTTCGCGGTCGAGGCGCTGGCGGAGTTCATCGAATTCACGCCGATCGACGTCGTGCCCGGCGCGACCGATTCGTTGGCGCTGACCGACGAGGATCGGGAGCTGATCCTGCGCCAGCTGCACGATCTGCCCAAGCGGCCCGACTACCTCGAACTGGACCCGACGCGCGGCGGGCGCCGGCCTGACGCCGACGGCGAAGGCCTGGAGTTCGCGCGCTTCATCAAGCAAAGCCTGCTGCCGAAGGGTTTCCGTTACGAGCTGGACGACATCACGCGCTTCGACGTGCTGTGTCCGCGCAAGGAATGGCGGCTCGACGTGCGGGAAGACAACCTGGTCGAAAACGCCCTGCTCTTTTTCTACCCGCGGGAGGAATGCGAACGCTGTCCGCTGCATCCGCAATGCGCGATCGACAAGGCGCGCTACGCGGTGAAGGTCGAGTTCACCAGTTTCCTGGGGTACGGTTCGTTTTTACGGCGGATTCAAAGCCGCGCCGCGAGCGGCTACGACGCCGGCAAAATCGACGAAGTGCCGTGCAGCATCGGCTGGACTTACGCCCGCGTGAAAACCGACGGCTCGGTCATTCCATGCTGCAAAGCCGACGCGCTGCCGCTGGGTAACCTGCGGGAAACGGATTTTCCGACCGTCTGGACGAGCGCGGCCTATGCCGAATTCCGCCGTCGCGCGCTGAGCACTCCGAAAAGCGACCCCTATTTCCGGGCGATCGATTGCTATGCGGCCTGCGACAACCTCGGCCATAATCTGGCCGTCGCGGAACGATTGCGCCGCTTTACCGCGGCCGAAATCGAGCGGCTGAAAAACCCCCGAGTCTACTTCCCGATTGAGCGGCCGTGAAAACCGCGTTGAGAAAACAATCCACTACGCCGATACTGAAAAAATGAGAAACGCGCTGATTCTGCTGGCGGTCTTTCTGACCGCGTTCGGCCTCTACCACTTGTACCGGTTCATCACCGCGCCGCCGTACCTGCCGGTCGCGGCGGCGCCGATCGATCCGAGCGGCGAGCCGCGCCAGGAAAACCTCGACGGCAGCGTTTCGTTTCCGCTGCTTTTCGGCAAGGGCCGCGGAATACTGACGGTCATGGCGCGCTACGACATCGCCGCGCGGGTCGAGGGCGTCGAACACTATTACCAGAAGCCGCAGGCGGCGATCGCCCCCGACGACATCTGCCTTTCCTGGGGCCGGCTGGCGACCGCGGATCGCCAGGGCAAGATCCGCTTTTCGCAGAGCATGCGCTGGTGCCGGTATACCGTGGATTCCGGCGCTCCCTTCGAGCCCGGTTACGTCACCACGCACGCCGCGAACGTCCATCTGATCTACGCCAACGACGACCTGCGCCGCGCCGTCGAGCGGCTCGACCAGGGCGATCTCGTGCAACTGACCGGCT contains:
- a CDS encoding radical SAM protein — its product is MSQSRRQLAIVVLPPGPVDRPPLGPAWLATYLQTQGFAVGALDWNLREYRNAAENDRRHWDAIGADSFSGDTTRFFLGSVGRVAEAILAIDAEMLYLPRTEANQDMVREVAREIRRQAPDRPLLVHDVTAFLDTERIICDRLADFIILGEPEETVTEILHRRLNVASWDALRGALPIDSRGAGRFIPREPQRDLDALGFPSFEEFPPADYLSGALPIRSSRGCCYRCLFCGEQPIEGPYRRRSPERVVAEMVQHRRRWGVEEFVFEDLVLDNDPAALLEMSDRLAESRGGFRWSGQLAPREDLPAEAFARLAAAGCRKLTFGVESFSDDLLTAMNKPYTGRAAMENIRQAHAAGIETRLNLIVGFPGETDADFLATVRALHELRDCLDGVDRLQPCRLLPGSLLAAQSENWKLTVSSDRDPDQWSHRGYNNLVWRQKRAAELAIWIGGLNLDFAYDRLVPPEHPFRRLEQPIRRRLAEKIALAPEAVLVTLPPWGFENPPVGLAYLSTYLRAHGFRTAVLDFNIRFYRAVPENQRLLWHVENKNFWSDEKTFPVVRHLLQPLLDEAVAELVRLAPPLLGFSVVDPKERITLEVIKAFRLRNRTTRILLGGPACFTPEYRQIFLDEAGDLIDGYCIGEGEATLLEALRRTLAGESWRDVPGLLTLDEKRACRFTPRPPLADLDALPAPTYDEFDHALYPGDSLILEWSRGCIGNCTYCKGRQISGDFRMRGAAHIVAELKRHVEKHGYRRFTVADNLLNGDPEILAEICERLIADGLEIRWNGEAIPLPAMTRDRLAQMARAGCTEIQWGLESASPRVLRLMGKSRFFTVEQAQQVIRDCHEAGIKTCLFIIVGFPGEEEEDFQQTLRFIRENAPWIDQIKSINSMHVITGTAIQVHAEQFGLELPARDYHYLWRSRDGRNTPAERNRRIRELLTLCRAMQIEVRETNLTEGKQAGPAISPELPLDERAQRLLAEINNLRSFATDGTEAGDRAGPLACGHATPAEATVELEPPAPEEFVAANRALAGVLDGARVFAGPEILEIDLTNFCNLDCVGCWNHSPLLGDRRFTGEEKQRRLPLEMVEKLIDDAARLGAKEVQLSGAGDPLCHPDALAIVRRIKERGLACALITNGTLLTERVCRELVAAGLDRLTVSVWAGSPKVYAAVHPNQSPKTLARIKESLQLLHRLKAEARTFAPKVKVYQVVCHLNAADVAAMVTFAVEALAEFIEFTPIDVVPGATDSLALTDEDRELILRQLHDLPKRPDYLELDPTRGGRRPDADGEGLEFARFIKQSLLPKGFRYELDDITRFDVLCPRKEWRLDVREDNLVENALLFFYPREECERCPLHPQCAIDKARYAVKVEFTSFLGYGSFLRRIQSRAASGYDAGKIDEVPCSIGWTYARVKTDGSVIPCCKADALPLGNLRETDFPTVWTSAAYAEFRRRALSTPKSDPYFRAIDCYAACDNLGHNLAVAERLRRFTAAEIERLKNPRVYFPIERP
- a CDS encoding tetratricopeptide repeat protein, producing the protein MGDKKAGRKLEKKLLAGHFGAADFRRALSETLPNPSLTVSDFNLALDQSELLRNGSLQRVNLAGVQWAGRDLSGAKLAAVNLTLADLSGADLSEVDLTGANLTGADLSRANLSRARLFGALLHQANLEGATLVDADFSGAEIVVSCFGGAKASGLKAGSSRWIGSRITDGDFSGADFTKARLIGMDLRRADLTGVKFSREAFFQTARTIRSRLFGFGDFIFRKIIWGLLIRPGVAFVAKIVRVLLFVWRVLSHFPGMFWRHRRTTIPAILFFAIFNWVFLLDIIFWRGTSETYRSGFISMAEESLGQELSLDGLLCEKVDPVGEKVEQKPSRPIISVNNYLNQKLNNLGPQWKFYLLNNAYIFTSIFQMHLEYADILAALGKTRAAENEIWSLTQQYSDHPLLSEAWLRLVELAKTDGDFSLARELLAEQTRTPINQGETIGWESFAGAKYLYRHGCFANADTYYVRLEKQITGPRLLAQISLERLRVELNKSLALSEDGLAIFSEIKQRFPENQEVSTEAEILVQCQMLNGVEENSEAFDKLQLLFQQHLQDALGISAGLCLANYLESWFRYAEASARLEELLSADHDHGLRWLDLTARLVELDLLQKKPDQAIARIDARMANRPPGIYFKNLLLLRARALIAAERPVEAMELYDRLLQDFAAAPSPFAEVLMAKARLLQALDRTAEAMRIYRRVTDFSKDQAIVFEAVKQIALDLRAREGLYEERHYFNQWVNNWGIDSSLRLAVKFWLADNLLKQNNSGQALQLIDEIAASGTRFWLAQALEKKKEYYLSKGDLTRVAQINAELLKRIPYNPDQGFSNRLQLADLQYRHGNIENAIRIYESIADSGGPEIRLEGLQALLKIYFQLNREKKVREVQERIQSEYADDPNVLASTGLAVAEYFLQAGKATEAAELFLALSRQSVDQSASLRALLGLAKSYFSLARFSEAISIYQQVLADSPGDGSAVAFQARQGLGLIAEQQRDYPQAIREYEQALSLAEQAEPRLSILTAIIRVTAENGQADRARGILADLKKKYPDHPAEVDAAELALLSILARQGRSDEAIAGYEKIVSSSDNELNLAEANRSLISLLMNRNRQVDAEEVFTRWRNAISGDPGQVFAADFYWAEILRQHADYATAETLLRRIADQKEYPAERAQALLALAEIAAAGKRPDNAIRLYQLTAEEFVDFPAVQGAAFQGLASLMIMTGHPDEAIADYRRILQLPFGEKEKVDAYLSMIRLYRQQGDEATAETLMREMEQSFPDSVLARWNASLDQAAELTGVGRFDEALEIYRNLANEVPDPDLKGQARLGLGTVFKAQGKTEEARQTFRELTVDSQISPIVRRDGYQQLADLFRRSGNWDDAAAVLTEGIAQFGDAALKHSLEATLAAVRLESQNPAEAEKIFRMWEQSIDPRFRFDAWLGLGRMAMEKQDYEAARQYYRQAIETPVESDLRWPALEKTAQSFLAERRFAEAQKTFESMTDQYGHLPVARWQAEKGIAEIDRAQGRIAEAMTVYRRALTETADVNVRRSARTEMARLYLQQGDVEHAKAIFLEMANETKAAKSGPVEMGLAELMVQSGDPDAAAKVYREVLRRSPGSADGAMAATELVRLYGEGGDYPRAKKEMTDLISEVKGSAAIAYPIHLGLADWAERIGRRDEAAGEFEAALGFASDVEQKAQALLGLGRAQQKAGRLTEAQATFRRVLAENKIAPPTRARTLLDLANLSVALQQPQTAGDYFKQASDAASGQPIAGEVLADWANWSLTADRMAEFEALVDRAVRHSPADPSLPIRLRLNAAEHFVQRLDWDGADRQLALLIQAYGETPAMAPVYLRRAQLDLQAGRLAKAREDFLFVGATFAADRVAAIEAELGLAKVTRAAGQTAAAITQFQSIIERYPNDRITVRAMQLLADLYGESGNVDGQKAILRRLIAEQTEDPSVVRNARLTLADLYFSQEDFTPALREYLSIVQEYPQSEEALFAKANAARLYVRLGDKKRAVDLLQEIIAGGPPEHEVVKGAKQLLAEIYRRE